Proteins from one Muntiacus reevesi chromosome X, mMunRee1.1, whole genome shotgun sequence genomic window:
- the ELK1 gene encoding ETS domain-containing protein Elk-1 gives MDPSVTLWQFLLQLLREQGNGHIISWTSRDGGEFKLVDAEEVARLWGLRKNKTNMNYDKLSRALRYYYDKNIIRKVSGQKFVYKFVSYPEVAGCSTEDCPPQPEVSVTSTLANAGATAVHAIPGDTASGKPGTLKGAGMAGPGSLARSSRNDYMRSGLYSTFTIQSLQPQPPSHPRPSTVLPSTGPAGVAVPPSGSRSTSPNPLEACLEAEEAGLPLQVILTPPEAPNLKSEEPNMEPGLGRPLPPEVKVEEPKEELEAAASGEAGFVLEAVKAEPFEPKVDPEVPPAEGVPARLSAVVMETAAQVGGLTASTTPSTEIAQPQKGRKPRDLELPLSPSLLGGPGPERTPGSGTGSGLQAPGPALTPSLLPTHTLTPVLLTPSSLPPSIHFWSTLSPIAPRSPAKLSFQFPSSGSAQVHIPSISVDGLSTPVVLSPGPQKP, from the exons ATGGACCCTTCTGTGACGCTGTGGCAGtttctgctgcagctgctgagagAGCAAGGCAATGGCCACATCATCTCCTGGACCTCACGGGATGGCGGTGAGTTCAAGCTGGTGGACGCTGAGGAGGTGGCCCGGCTGTGGGGGCTGCGCAAGAATAAGACCAACATGAATTATGACAAGCTCAGCCGGGCCTTGCGGTACTATTATGACAAG AACATCATCCGCAAAGTGAGCGGCCAGAAGTTTGTCTACAAGTTTGTGTCCTACCCTGAGGTCGCAGGGTGCTCCACTGAGGACTGCCCACCTCAGCCTGAGGTGTCTGTCACCTCCACTCTGGCAAATGCAGGTGCCACAGCTGTACACGCCATCCCCGGGGACACTGCCTCTGGGAAGCCAGGCACACTCAAGGGTGCAGGAATGGCAGGCCCAGGCAGCTTGGCACGCAGCAGCCGAAACGATTACATGCGCTCAGGCCTCTATTCCACCTTCACCATCCAGTCCCTGCAGCCACAACCGCCCTCTCATCCTCGGCCTTCCACAGTGCTCCCCAGCACCGGCCCTGCAGGAGTAGCAGTGCCTCCCTCGGGGAGCAGGAGCACCAGTCCAAACCCCTTGGAGGCCTGCCTGGAGGCTGAGGAGGCTGGCCTGCCTCTGCAG GTCATCCTGACCCCACCCGAGGCCCCAAACCTTAAATCCGAAGAGCCAAATATGGAGCCTGGGTTGGGCCGGCCACTGCCCCCAGAAGTCAAAGTGGAAGAGCCCAAGGAAGAGTTAGAAGCTGCAGCCAGTGGGGAGGCGGGGTTCGTGCTGGAAGCCGTCAAGGCCGAGCCCTTTGAGCCCAAAGTCGACCCAGAAGTCCCTCCAGCAGAGGGCGTGCCAGCCCGGCTGTCCGCCGTCGTAATGGAAACTGCGGCGCAGGTGGGCGGCCTCACGGCTTCCACAACACCCAGCACGGAAATCGCCCAGCCTCAGAAGGGCCGGAAGCCCCGGGACCTGGAGCTTCCACTCAGCCCGAGCCTGCTGGGTGGACCAGGACCCGAACGGACTCCAGGATCGGGAACTGGTTCGGGTCTACAGGCGCCAGGTCCAGCGCTGACGCCTTCCCTGCTACCTACGCACACATTG ACCCCGGTGCTGCTGACGCCCAGCTCGCTGCCCCCCAGCATTCACTTCTGGAGCACCCTGAGTCCCATTGCACCCCGTAGCCCGGCCAAGCTCTCCTTCCAG TTTCCATCCAGTGGCAGCGCCCAGGTGCACATCCCTTCCATCAGCGTGGATGGCCTCTCAACCCCCGTGGTGCTCTCCCCAGGGCCCCAGAAGCCATga